From one Rhopalosiphum padi isolate XX-2018 chromosome 2, ASM2088224v1, whole genome shotgun sequence genomic stretch:
- the LOC132921680 gene encoding uncharacterized protein LOC132921680 produces MGGSSSTTRTLEIENPNVITLSDKVVERLRGQEQIAPVDQGSHILPTYVQPSSLQIQKVVQQELEANDKRWEQRFHHVNNSQKALSRNVEIEYKKTYENVKKLLPIIKDGVLSETTIEKENVLLDCLANNKGTPLNCTDAVKDYQKVLFQSTNQKL; encoded by the coding sequence ATGGGCGGATCATCTAGCACCACTCGAACACTAGAAATTGAGAATCCAAATGTGATCACTTTGTCAGACAAGGTTGTCGAAAGACTCCGAGGTCAAGAACAGATAGCACCAGTTGACCAGGGTTCACACATTTTGCCAACGTATGTGCAACCATCTTCTCTGCAAATACAGAAGGTTGTTCAGCAAGAGTTAGAAGCTAATGACAAGAGGTGGGAACAGCGTTTTCACCATGTCAACAACAGTCAAAAAGCTCTTAGCCGCAATGTCGAAAtagaatacaaaaaaacatatgaaaatGTCAagaaattattacctataattaaagATGGAGTACTGAGTGAAACTACAatagaaaaagaaaatgttttattggaTTGTCTAGCCAATAACAAGGGAACCCCGTTGAATTGCACCGACGCTGTCAAAGATTATCAAAAGGTGTTATTTCAATCTACAAATCAAAAACTTTGA
- the LOC132921677 gene encoding metallophosphoesterase 1 homolog: protein MFHLFYLTRLKTVFELIKHKLNEYTYYYLILLLASSIIYNEWLVYSLYASKWPTLYCGNEKFCKTILLVADPQILGEERENILARWDSDRYLFNTYGRALQHVKPDNVIFMGDLIDEGSLADQKTFERYLHRFSKIFFLKNTVPLASKNVIFIPGDNDIGGDEEIVIREKIDRFHLYFGSPGIIENEEIEFVMVNQLIDLMPTNINPTNRTNTMKIMFSHIPLTTKWTKFTDKVINEFKSEFIFSAHDHSSFNFISDIKKRKHTYVQRLERNSFDEMSSAQWRFGQQSPNSVSEIIVPTCSYRMGSNNVGYGVLTIDTFRHSVTYTILWLPSRFACLYVYLYVLILCIILYFLHLITRNSKTIIYRVM, encoded by the exons atgttccatttgttttatttaacaagACTGAAGACTGTTTTTGAATTGATCAAACACAAATTAAA tgaatatacatattattatttgatattgctTCTCGCTTCTTCTATAATTTACAATGAATGGTTGGTTTATTCACTGTATGCAAGTAAATGGCCAACATTATATTGTGGTAATGAGAAGTTCTGCAAAACAATCTTACTAGTTGCTGATCCACAAATATTAGGGGAGGAAAGAGAAAATATATTAGCACGCTGGGATAGTGATCgatatttattcaatacataTGGTCGAGCATTGCAGCATGTGAAGCctgataatgttatatttatgggTGATTTAATAGATGAAGGATCATTAGCTGATCAAAAAACTTTTGAAAGATATTTACAtagatttagtaaaatattttttttaaaaaacacagTTCCTCTTGCATCTAAGAAT gtaatttttatcCCAGGTGATAATGATATTGGTGGAGATGAAGAAATtgtaattcgtgaaaaaattgATAGATTTCATCTTTACTTTGGTTCGCCTGGAATAATTGAAAATGAAGAAATAGAATTTGTCAtg gtaaATCAACTGATAGATTTAATGCCAACAAACATCAACCCTACAAATCGAACAAATACTatgaaaattatgttttcacATATTCCTTTGACAACAAAATGGACAAAATTCACAGATAAA GTTATTAATGAGTTCAAAAGTGAATTTATATTCTCAGCTCATGATCATTCATCTTTCAATTTTATTAGtgacattaaaaaaagaaaacatacaTATGTTCAAAGGCTTGAACGTAACAGTTTTGATGAAATGTCCAGTGCTCAATGGAGGTTTGGACAACAGTCACCCAATTCAGTCAGTGAAATAATAGTGCCAACCTGTTCATATAGAATGGGATCAAATAATGTAGGATATGGTGTATTAACAATTG atacATTCAGACACTCTGTCACATACACTATTTTATGGCTTCCATCAAGATTTGCTTGTCTCTATGTGTACctgtatgttttaatattatgcattattttgtatttcttaCATTTAATTACTAGAAATAGCAAAACAATCATATACAGGGTTATGTAA
- the LOC132921678 gene encoding pyrimidodiazepine synthase-like, translated as MATKHLSKDSVEPPKVLGSLRFYSMRFCPYAQRVQLVLNAKGTPHDTVFINLSEKPEWYLTIFPAGKVPALIYDGKFLSESLILADFLDEQFPEPPLWNSSPLQKILDKLVIESFGKVGTAFYKLIMTSEKVEEKYFDELVASLIPIETELAERGSTFFGGDKPNMVDYMIWPWFERLDSIDPYTQGKFVIPFNDKFPKLAKWKNLMIVDKAVAPYYLTPEKHAEHFTKRKAGLPAYDI; from the exons ATGGCCACCAAACACTTGTCCAAAG ATTCCGTTGAACCACCAAAGGTGCTAGGCTCATTGCGCTTTTATTCGATGCGATTTTGTCCATATGCGCAGAGGGTCCAGCTGGTGTTGAATGCCAAGGGTACACC ACATGACACGGTGTTCATTAATCTGTCAGAAAAGCCCGAATGGTACTTGACAATCTTCCCGGCTGGTAAGGTTCCGGCTTTGATCTATGATGGTAAATTTCTTTCTGAAAGCCTGATATTGGCAGACTTCCTCGACGAACAGTTCCCTGAGCCGCCTTTGTGGAATAGCAGTCCTCTCcagaaaatattagataaactCGTCATAGAGTCTTTTGGAAAA gtaggAACagcattttataagttaatcatGACCTCAGAAAAAGTAGAAGAAAAATACTTTGATGAACTCGTTGCTAGTTTAATTCCCATTGAAACAGAATTAGCTGAAAGAGGATCAACATTTTTTGGAG GTGACAAGCCCAATATGGTTGACTACATGATATGGCCTTGGTTTGAGCGTTTAGATTCTATTGATCCTTATACTCAGGGAAAGTTTGTTATCCCTTTTAATGACAAATTTCCCAAACTG gcTAAGTGGAAAAATTTAATGATTGTTGATAAGGCTGTTGCACCATACTATCTTACTCCAGAAAAGCACGCCGAACATTTTACAAAAAGAAAAGCTGGATTACCTGCTTATGACATTTAA